One part of the Sorangiineae bacterium MSr11954 genome encodes these proteins:
- the lon gene encoding endopeptidase La: MVPILPLRNSVVFPASVVPINVGRARSVRLVEDLLGQERAVVGIVSQRDAEVDEPAFGDLYDVGTVARVVKVIRLGPSNYSVVLHGVSRLKIVSPLGLEPYMRARIRRIPENLERDVELDALGASLRESMREALALMPNLPKETAGILDNVRESGALADLIASNLTAEQATVADKQRILEIFDAKTRVRAVASIVGKQLELLRVRREISTMVADEGKSQRELILRQQMKSIKQELGEGGEDDEVEELRERLRLAQLSEDAQKIAKKQLSRLSGMQQQSAEYNVTRSYLEWLADMPWAKTTHDKLDVADVRRCLDEDHFGLEKVKKRIVEYIAVRKLRADKKGPILCFIGPPGVGKTSLGRSIARSMGRRYHRIALGGVRDEAEIRGHRRTYVGALPGRIVQGLKKVGVKNPVFVLDEVDKLGVDMMGDPAAALLEVLDPAQNSTFQDHYLDTPFDLSQITFLATANNPETIPAPLWDRLEVIEVPGYTRMEKRSIAREFLCPKQLSAHGLTPERLEFTEEGIETVVDNYTREAGVRGLEREIGSVCRHVAMRLAEGEDVHERATTEMVEKVLGAPRYSRETAEDQLVPGVATGLAWTPSGGDVLFIEATRMPGKGQVVVTGNLKAVMQESATAAVTFVRSKASSLGLEAEFLRSIDLHLHIPKGGTPKDGPSAGITMFSAVASLLLHCPVKREVAMTGELTLRGNVLPVGGIKEKLLAAHRAGMKEVLIPARNERDLDDVPKDVLSELHIHLIKRVDEILPLVLEPPVSAPPDTPSTPPPAPDADGDDGVNAA, from the coding sequence ATGGTCCCCATCCTCCCGCTGAGGAACAGCGTGGTGTTCCCAGCTAGTGTCGTACCGATCAACGTCGGGCGCGCCCGCAGCGTGCGCCTGGTCGAAGATCTGCTCGGCCAAGAGCGCGCGGTCGTCGGCATCGTGAGCCAGCGCGACGCCGAGGTCGACGAGCCAGCATTCGGAGATCTCTACGACGTCGGCACGGTGGCCCGGGTGGTGAAAGTCATCCGCCTCGGCCCCTCGAACTACTCCGTGGTCCTCCACGGGGTCTCGCGCCTGAAAATCGTATCCCCGCTGGGCCTGGAGCCCTACATGCGGGCGCGCATCCGGCGCATCCCGGAAAATCTGGAGCGCGACGTGGAGCTCGACGCGCTGGGGGCGAGCTTGCGCGAATCCATGCGCGAGGCGCTGGCCCTCATGCCCAACTTGCCCAAGGAGACGGCGGGCATCCTCGACAACGTGCGCGAGAGCGGCGCCCTGGCCGACCTCATCGCCTCGAACCTCACGGCCGAACAGGCCACGGTCGCGGACAAGCAGCGCATCCTGGAGATCTTCGACGCCAAAACGCGCGTTCGGGCGGTGGCCTCCATCGTGGGCAAGCAGCTGGAGCTCCTCCGCGTGCGCCGCGAGATCTCGACCATGGTGGCGGACGAGGGCAAATCGCAGCGCGAGCTCATCTTGCGCCAGCAGATGAAGAGCATCAAACAGGAGCTGGGCGAGGGCGGCGAGGACGACGAGGTCGAGGAGCTCCGCGAGCGCCTCCGCCTGGCGCAGCTCTCGGAAGACGCGCAAAAAATCGCCAAAAAGCAGCTCTCGCGCCTCTCGGGCATGCAGCAGCAGTCGGCCGAATACAACGTGACCCGCAGCTACCTGGAGTGGCTGGCCGATATGCCCTGGGCCAAGACCACGCACGACAAGCTGGACGTGGCCGACGTGCGCCGCTGTCTGGACGAGGACCATTTCGGCCTGGAGAAGGTCAAAAAGCGCATCGTCGAGTACATCGCCGTGCGCAAGCTCCGGGCGGACAAGAAGGGCCCCATCCTGTGCTTCATCGGCCCCCCCGGCGTCGGCAAGACCTCGCTCGGCCGCTCGATCGCGCGCTCGATGGGCCGCCGCTACCACCGCATCGCCCTGGGCGGCGTCCGCGACGAGGCCGAAATCCGCGGCCACCGCCGCACCTATGTGGGCGCGCTCCCCGGCCGCATCGTGCAAGGCCTGAAGAAGGTCGGCGTCAAAAACCCGGTGTTCGTGCTGGACGAGGTGGACAAGCTGGGCGTCGACATGATGGGCGACCCGGCGGCCGCGCTGCTCGAGGTGCTCGATCCGGCGCAAAATTCGACGTTCCAAGACCACTACTTGGACACGCCCTTCGACCTGTCGCAGATCACCTTCCTGGCCACGGCCAACAACCCCGAGACGATCCCGGCGCCGCTCTGGGACCGCCTGGAGGTCATCGAGGTGCCGGGCTACACGCGCATGGAAAAGCGCAGCATCGCGCGCGAGTTCTTGTGCCCGAAGCAGCTCTCCGCGCACGGCCTCACCCCCGAGCGCCTGGAGTTCACGGAGGAGGGCATCGAAACGGTGGTCGACAACTACACGCGCGAGGCGGGGGTGCGCGGGCTCGAGCGCGAAATCGGGTCGGTCTGCCGCCATGTGGCCATGCGCCTGGCCGAGGGCGAAGACGTGCACGAGCGCGCCACCACCGAAATGGTCGAAAAGGTGCTGGGCGCGCCCCGCTACTCGCGCGAAACCGCCGAAGACCAGCTGGTGCCCGGCGTGGCGACCGGCCTTGCGTGGACCCCGTCGGGCGGCGATGTGCTCTTCATCGAGGCCACGCGGATGCCGGGCAAGGGGCAGGTGGTGGTCACCGGCAACTTGAAGGCGGTGATGCAAGAATCGGCGACCGCCGCGGTCACCTTCGTGCGCAGCAAGGCGTCTTCCTTGGGGCTCGAGGCGGAGTTCTTGCGCTCGATCGATTTGCACCTGCACATCCCGAAGGGCGGAACGCCGAAGGATGGTCCGAGCGCGGGCATCACCATGTTCTCCGCGGTGGCGTCGTTGCTCCTGCACTGCCCGGTGAAGCGCGAGGTGGCCATGACGGGCGAGCTCACCTTGCGCGGCAACGTGCTTCCGGTGGGTGGCATCAAGGAGAAGCTCCTGGCCGCGCACCGTGCGGGCATGAAGGAGGTGCTCATCCCCGCCCGCAACGAGCGCGATCTCGATGACGTGCCCAAAGACGTGCTCTCCGAGCTGCATATCCACTTGATTAAGCGGGTGGACGAGATCCTCCCGCTGGTCCTCGAGCCACCGGTGAGCGCACCGCCCGACACGCCGAGCACCCCGCCGCCTGCGCCCGATGCCGATGGGGACGATGGCGTCAACGCGGCATAG
- a CDS encoding PA14 domain-containing protein has product MSVAVAGCQASFKASTGGEATANNPPPPYNEPQQPGSAPRAAPMPGYYNPGTTTPPPNPGAPRYTLPGGETVPIITSPNVFGNGSSTSDALRGFVYTLPAGTQRLPDLSTLKPVGVVFTRTLDIPQRDFREGFPGIDNGRNEWFAIRYEGTFNVSKTAPYSFRLRTDDGSNLYIDDVKLIDNDGLHGAAGGAKIITLSAGTHRIRLDYFQGPGPSMALQVFTSEVDRPERSFTTSF; this is encoded by the coding sequence ATGAGTGTGGCCGTTGCGGGATGTCAGGCCTCGTTCAAGGCAAGCACCGGGGGCGAAGCCACGGCCAACAACCCGCCTCCCCCGTACAACGAGCCGCAGCAACCGGGCTCGGCCCCGCGCGCGGCCCCCATGCCGGGCTACTACAACCCGGGGACCACCACGCCGCCCCCGAACCCCGGCGCCCCGCGCTACACGCTCCCGGGCGGCGAAACGGTGCCGATCATCACCTCGCCCAACGTCTTCGGCAACGGGTCGAGCACCTCGGACGCGCTGCGCGGCTTCGTGTACACCCTGCCGGCGGGCACCCAGCGCCTCCCGGATCTCTCGACCCTCAAGCCGGTCGGCGTGGTCTTCACGCGCACCTTGGACATTCCGCAGCGCGATTTCCGCGAGGGCTTCCCCGGCATCGACAACGGCAGGAACGAGTGGTTCGCCATCCGCTACGAGGGCACCTTCAACGTCTCCAAGACGGCGCCCTACAGCTTCCGCCTCCGCACGGACGACGGCTCGAACCTCTACATCGACGACGTCAAGCTGATCGACAACGACGGCCTGCACGGCGCCGCCGGCGGCGCCAAGATCATCACCCTGAGCGCCGGTACGCACCGCATTCGCCTCGACTACTTCCAGGGCCCGGGCCCCAGCATGGCGCTCCAGGTCTTCACGTCCGAGGTCGATCGCCCCGAGCGATCCTTTACGACGAGCTTTTAG
- the tsaB gene encoding tRNA (adenosine(37)-N6)-threonylcarbamoyltransferase complex dimerization subunit type 1 TsaB, with the protein MRIVAVDTSTALGSVALLEDGAVVFESERRLSNAHGESLLLAIDEGMKHLGWRPGDVDRWGVGIGPGSFTGTRIGVATVKGIGLATGREVVAVSSFEAVHFGLSLLPGELAVSMLPAMHGEVFVQIADDEPMHLPVATAAATVLERVHARAAGSKLVVAGSGALLVAWATNEGVRLVTEAPHDVPRAAAIARIAADRAKSDDSAEVEPLYVRPPDITVPAKPAPATKSSS; encoded by the coding sequence ATGCGAATCGTAGCGGTGGATACGTCGACGGCGCTCGGCTCGGTGGCGCTCCTCGAAGATGGTGCGGTGGTGTTCGAGTCCGAGCGCCGGCTCTCGAACGCCCACGGCGAATCGCTCCTGCTCGCCATCGACGAAGGCATGAAGCACCTCGGCTGGCGGCCCGGCGACGTCGATCGCTGGGGGGTCGGCATCGGCCCCGGCTCGTTCACGGGCACGCGCATCGGCGTGGCGACCGTCAAAGGGATCGGCCTCGCCACCGGCCGCGAGGTGGTGGCGGTGTCCTCGTTCGAGGCGGTGCACTTTGGCCTCTCGCTCCTGCCGGGCGAGCTCGCCGTGAGCATGCTCCCCGCCATGCACGGCGAGGTCTTCGTCCAAATCGCCGACGACGAACCGATGCACCTCCCGGTCGCCACCGCGGCCGCTACCGTCCTCGAGCGCGTGCACGCGCGCGCCGCCGGCTCGAAGCTCGTCGTGGCCGGCAGCGGAGCGCTCTTGGTTGCCTGGGCAACGAACGAGGGCGTGCGCCTCGTCACCGAAGCGCCCCACGACGTGCCGCGCGCGGCGGCCATCGCCCGCATCGCGGCCGACCGGGCAAAATCCGACGACTCCGCCGAGGTCGAGCCGCTCTACGTGCGCCCGCCGGACATCACGGTGCCGGCGAAACCCGCGCCGGCGACTAAAAGCTCGTCGTAA